The Vespula vulgaris chromosome 4, iyVesVulg1.1, whole genome shotgun sequence genome has a segment encoding these proteins:
- the LOC127063516 gene encoding protein outspread isoform X1 — protein sequence MSSGTAGVVRATGAECRKFAPNIFNKSKCSSCFKQKEEHSAEALECNRATRKISKCGYLFVAPGWDFSNPLNRTKRWQRRWFVLYDDGELTYSVDEHPETVPQARIDMTRVLEVAAAEDITGHPYSLAVTSPEGVTFVKGTCREETRWWADVLQVYSRNKGRHKRNATFPGSQTTILQVTPTIRSNTPNPPRPRFNSCRSEPRSNAMWITETASGSSELCSSVFSSAPSLVTTSVSTMTSCSTNSLLSNGTVDSSNVSPLRSSTPLENGTNGPYLSSSSSSSSSSSSSSSSSSSSAAAAAAATSVSMNGNVVVVSTAYATTPTSTTVVVSASNTTISSTLSGSGAGTTLTEKPPMIPSEVRSSYRDQPASGSSPPTRDKLCAEDKARRRSNHQQGEHGSNEKLDDDACRRIFLEHEREREGKLRDIAASLTQPRVRRIKARTSEPTRDVVDASNAVHRDKLVRGDPDGCGLDISSIRYSPTSELRVDLPAENVLNIKKGWLMKQGLNKEWNKHWFVLRGCGLMYYRDPCAEDKGIMDGVIDLNTVTAVTPLQVARNYGFQTVAWDERGSTVLSAVTAGIRSSWMSAVRRAANLPDPDSNGETLPICSDNQQDTNPQSPTTSINDRERDSVIPPTSNTPRSVLFSSDEEYRTASEGGRRESGDWSEILVSPPLIRNGDWSLPLKGSNWSDTTNHEWSELPPSPPLTRTALSRVKARSRSSSRSRVYKRSRSSPPSSRRSTLDSVRSEDLMMACCELGEDEEQSNGHVQSNSRLSGSNDSPLIVELLENQVSLLRDQLDHNQSHPSALLVIVERQENEIEKLKSQLNTARLDVANAEKELSRLRQQKAEAAIREKQVEELLGTIQRTEQQRNKDLDDLEKLKKVYTREKEILECKLLETEAILRETSERCEMLTNELTSSHRNVQHLQEEVQALGERLSQGIEENERLYNRVRELEERGGLSGSRERGRSFDSLSDLTNIDLDMDLNMLDKERVVEEYEELRVRFEKAISEIRAMRKELREAHSTQDALELEIFAYKQDAIGVSETNQAQVQLMAARIQDLTNKLAASEKQVRTLKQKLTKAETRDKRRSLSLKGRESFQISQEMEDKLCDLENKICAIERGKSVGGGPISSGVAPNSKESSPNAKKEKKKEGKHLDRARLRRKSLDSATSSEPMKVLIRLSTLESKVASVAESMASDAEKDSSECSEVSATSVGNEIPLEFLSRLKKLERVVWKSKRRLEKCLGSTQTEDKAEKCLREVNDILDSCLECKKGQVVVGGQIGESIGVVVCRLEAILKDKLSELTKRRQTLASNDRLDDREKVKLIAERIAFESVILGRLKRAIGGGGTLGDKSAVLGELLETSQLASSLKHKIHGTKPKTYQNTNYVQYLSRVLANKLVLVGGVLPVKTEASLQLCNARTESLNFLLQKQKEVDGIVGRYKETKLRELAEALAIETLNLSGQEDHPAKQTNVSSKKLLEDKRIREAWALAQETVNKELVQSEVSRVILHCAQIYEQDIASVLDTCLSFNEAGSVGLENWADETRSKLREEIRLSVEELSEVYEDSLRTIKRNKALVNSEYDSRRLLTDYADVIAHKALIDARIALLRKSTKPSTTSFNGQSGQNFLSSLIRNEDLLYHLTEDNSGKFDNDLVLEAECNYLYRQFAEECEDRISGRQESKERLKTIGQSLGHLEEDIGGLAKAIKLKAGESAATKTMIRQFERSSSGLADWTNVCEKCSHLREQIKRLAAYVDLMSCKQCEELQETVERLTAQHEEELETLKRNQEKDIMDIKGELDSQRQSLTTQYEQEAASLRERARKLEYRLNAMDSEHSAHVNELRAVYQRSISAELDTDAETRKRYKEEIKQLRALCEKGLLAMENSHRRIISEMEEKHRQELEHLRVEKEQALSEETQATLAALDAMRKAHEHEVQKEIAKFKQEFIKQMQAREDIGELHKEHEEEMEEIKQEILSLSAKYSSKCVESAALEEKVGTLTKQLAQAQQHIMQLDARNKQLRAHFLVECSDAGINDTIQILKSGENDTVEPKEELYKLPQHIKHGDTLRETTGVPQKSSSLNTSPAYSPQRVRNNHESMQGTSEEQKLTSERPKSSLSTLQKSLSADKPSSFSYKLERIKSISLPYSNNLVKPGSSTAISSHDRKDTILTQKNEEHNGIASPLWDSLRPRSGLPHQYQGGTAEMRINGTGGRKQADKQSEKQQQSETYTLRTDTRHPSYLSPEPPALSVAELMRSPLLRWSSRNCRSLPPTPLPSYHQPLHPPLPAVGMVAERKKRFEV from the exons CCAGAAACGGTGCCACAAGCGCGGATCGACATGACGCGAGTCCTGGAGGTCGCAGCCGCGGAGGACATCACCGGGCATCCCTACAGCCTGGCCGTGACCTCGCCCGAAGGCGTGACGTTCGTTAAGGGCACGTGTCGAGAGGAAACGAGATGGTGGGCCGACGTTCTCCAGGTGTATTCGCGAAACAAA GGTCGACACAAGCGAAATGCCACGTTTCCTGGCAGCCAAACGACGATCCTCCAGGTTACGCCGACGATTCGAA GTAACACGCCGAATCCGCCTCGACCGCGCTTCAATAGCTGCCGATCGGAACCCCGAAGCAATGCCATGTGGATTACGGAGACGGCGAGCGGCTCGTCGGAACTTTGCTCCTCCGTATTTTCGTCGGCGCCTTCTTTGGTCACTACCAGCGTGTCGACGATGACTAGTTGCTCGACGAATTCTCTCCTGAGCAACGGTACCGTGGACAGCAGCAACGTTTCGCCTCTGCGAAGCAGCACTCCTTTGGAGAACGGTACGAACGGCCCGTATttatcgtcgtcctcgtcgtcgtcctcgtcgtcgtcgtcgtcgtcgtcgtcgtcgtcgtcgtcagcagcagcggcagcagcagcCACGTCTGTTTCCATGAACGGAAACGTCGTAGTCGTGAGCACGGCTTACGCGACGACGCCAACGAGCACCACCGTCGTTGTCTCCGCCTCGAATACGACGATCTCGAGCACGTTGTCCGGTAGCGGTGCTGGCACGACTTTGACCGAGAAACCACCGATGATACCGAGCGAAGTTAGATCGTCGTACAGGGATCAACCCGCCAGTGGATCCTCTCCACCCACCAGGGACAAATTGTGCGCCGAAGACAAGGCTAGACGCAGGTCGAATCATCAACAGGGAGAACATGGATCGAACGAAAAGTTAG ACGACGACGCTTGCCGAAGAATATTCTTAGAacacgagagagaacgagaaggtAAATTACGGGATATTGCCGCGTCATTGACTCAACCGCGAGTTCGCAGAATCAAGGCTAGAACCTCCGAGCCAACGAGGGACGTCGTCGATGCCTCTAACGCGGTCCATCGAGACAAACTC GTAAGAGGCGATCCCGACGGTTGCGGATTAGATATTTCCAGCATTAGATATTCGCCTACCTCCGAATTGAGGGTCGACTTACCAGCGGAAAATGTACTAAACATTAAGAAGGGTTGGCTAATGAAGCAAGGTTTAAATAAG GAGTGGAACAAGCATTGGTTCGTTTTACGAGGTTGTGGCCTGATGTACTATAGAGATCCTTGCGCGGAGGACAAGGGCATCATGGATGGCGTTATAGACTTGAATACCGTTACTGCGGTTACGCCGTTGCAGGTCGCAAGAAATTATGGATTTCAAACCGTG GCCTGGGACGAAAGAGGTAGCACCGTCTTATCCGCGGTGACGGCCGGCATTAGATCCAGCTGGATGTCGGCTGTTAGAAGAGCGGCTAATCTGCCCGATCCCGATAGCAATGGGGAAACGCTGCCGATCTGCTCGGACAATCAACAGGATACTAATCCTCAATCACCGACCAC GTCCATCAACGATCGCGAAAGGGACTCCGTGATCCCTCCGACGTCGAACACGCCTCGATCGGTCCTATTTTCCTCCGACGAAGAATACAGAACTGCGTCGGAGGGCGGACGAAGGGAATCCGGCGACTGGTCGGAAATTCTGGTTTCGCCGCCTCTTATTAGAAACGGCGATTGGTCTTTGCCCTTGAAAGGATCCAACTGGTCCGACACGACGAATCACGAATGGTCGGAGTTACCACCGTCGCCGCCTTTGACGAGAACCGCTCTGTCGAGGGTTAAAGCGAGATCGAGGTCGAGTTCGAGATCGCGCGTTTACAAGAGGAGTCGCAGCTCACCCCCGAGTTCTCGACGAAGCACCCTGGACAGCGTAAGGTCGGAGGACCTTATGATGGCCTGCTGCGAGTTAGGAGAAGACGAGGAGCAAAGCAACGGGCACGTTCAGAGCAACAGCCGTCTCTCCGGTTCGAACGACAGTCCCTTGATCGTCGAACTCTTGGAGAACCAAGTCTCTCTCTTACGCGATCAACTCGACCACAATCAGTCCCATCCAAGCGCGCTGCTAGTCATCGTCGAGCGTCAAGAaaacgagatagagaaattAAAGTCACAGCTGAACACGGCGCGACTGGACGTGGCCAACGCCGAGAAAGAATTATCGAGGTTGAGGCAGCAAAAGGCAGAGGCGGCGATCAGGGAAAAACAGGTGGAGGAATTGCTCGGTACGATACAGAGAACGGAACAACAAAGGAACAAGGATCTCGACGATTTGGAGAAACTGAAGAAAGTTTACACGAGGGAGAAGGAGATACTGGAATGCAAACTGTTGGAAACCGAGGCTATTCTTAGAGAGACGAGCGAACGATGCGAGATGCTTACGAACGAGTTGACTTCGAGCCACAGGAACGTCCAACATTTGCAGGAAGAGGTGCAGGCACTCGGCGAGAGACTCTCCCAAG gtatcgaagaaaacgaacgacTGTACAATAGGGTGCGAGAGCTGGAGGAGAGAGGTGGCCTTTCCGGGTCGCGAGAACGAGGCAGAAGCTTCGACTCCCTTAGCGATCTGACCAATATCGATTTGGACATGGATCTCAATATGCTGGACAAGGAGAG GGTCGTAGAGGAGTACGAAGAGTTGCGAGTTCGATTCGAGAAGGCCATATCCGAGATACGCGCGATGCGTAAGGAATTGCGCGAAGCCCACTCGACGCAGGATGCATTAGAATTGGAGATTTTTGCTTACAAGCAGGACGCCATCGGCGTTAGCGAGACGAATCAAGCGCAGGTCCAACTGATGGCAGCTCGTATTCAGGATTTGACGAACAAGCTCGCCGCCAGCGAGAAACAAGTCAGAACGCTTAAGCAGAAATTGACGAAGGCGGAGACCAGGGACAAGAGAAGATCGCTCTCCTTGAAGGGAAGGGAGTCTTTTCAGATATCTCAGGAAATGGAGGATAAGCTTTGCGACTTGGAGAATAAGATTTGCGCTATAGAGCGCGGTAAGAGCGTCGGCGGTGGTCCGATTTCGAGCGGCGTTGCTCCTAATTCGAAGGAGTCGAGTCCCAAcgcgaagaaggagaagaagaaggaagggaaaCATTTGGATCGCGCTAGATTGCGCAGAAAGTCGTTGGATAGCGCGACCAGTTCGGAACCTATGAAGGTGCTGATCAGATTGAGCACGTTGGAGAGCAAGGTCGCGAGCGTGGCCGAGAGCATGGCGAGCGACGCCGAGAAAGACTCCAGCGAATGCAGCGAGGTCAGCGCGACTTCCGTCGGCAACGAGATCCCCTTGGAATTTCTCTCGAGATTGAAGAAGTTGGAGAGAGTCGTGTGGAAGTCGAAGCGACGATTGGAAAAGTGTCTGGGCTCGACGCAAACGGAGGATAAGGCGGAGAAGTGCTTGCGCGAGGTCAACGACATTTTGGATTCGTGCTTGGAGTGTAAGAAGGGCCAAGTCGTCGTCGGTGGTCAGATCGGCGAATCGATAGGAGTAGTGGTATGTAGACTAGAGGCTATACTTAAGGATAAATTAAGCGAACTCACGAAGAGACGGCAGACGCTCGCGTCGAACGACCGGTTGGACGACAGGGAGAAAGTAAAGTTGATCGCCGAAAGGATAGCCTTCGAATCCGTGATTCTTGGACGATTGAAGCGCGCGATCGGCGGTGGTGGTACCTTAGGCGACAAGAGCGCCGTTCTCGGTGAATTGCTCGAAACTAGTCAGCTTGCCTCAAGCTTAAAGCATAAGATTCATGGAACCAAGCCCAAAACGTACCAAAACACGAACTACGTTCAGTATCTTTCTAGGGTCTTAGCTAATAAGTTAGTGCTCGTAGGAGGCGTTCTCCCCGTTAAAACGGAGGCGTCGCTTCAACTTTGCAACGCTCGAACCGAGAGCTTGAACTTTTTGTTGCAAAAGCAAAAGGAAGTCGACGGTATCGTCGGACGTTACAAGGAGACGAAGTTGAGAGAGCTGGCGGAGGCCTTGGCGATCGAGACGCTCAATCTGTCGGGTCAGGAGGATCATCCCGCCAAGCAGACGAACGTTTCGAGCAAGAAATTGCTCGAGGATAAGCGTATTCGCGAGGCCTGGGCCCTCGCCCAGGAGACCGTCAACAAGGAGCTCGTGCAAAGCGAGGTGTCGCGCGTTATATTGCACTGCGCGCAGATCTACGAACAGGATATCGCGTCCGTCCTCGACACCTGCCTCAGTTTCAACGAGGCTGGATCCGTCGGCTTGGAGAACTGGGCGGACGAAACGCGATCGAAACTACGCGAAGAGATACGACTCTCCGTGGAGGAACTGTCCGAGGTTTACGAAGATTCCCTTCGTACGATCAAGCGGAACAAGGCTCTCGTAAATTCCGAATACGATTCCCGGCGACTCTTGACGGATTACGCCGACGTGATCGCGCACAAAGCTTTAATAGATGCCAGAATAGCTCTTCTGCGGAAGAGCACGAAACCGTCGACGACCTCCTTCAACGGTCAAAGCGGTCAGAACTTTCTATCTAGTCTTATCAGAAACGAGGACCTTCTCTATCACTTGACCGAGGATAACTCTGGTAAATTCGATAACGATCTCGTTCTCGAGGCGGAGTGCAATTATCTGTATCGACAGTTCGCCGAGGAGTGCGAGGATAGGATATCCGGTAGGCAGGAGTCGAAGGAACGGCTCAAAACGATAGGACAGAGTCTGGGACACCTCGAGGAGGACATAGGCGGACTCGCCAAAGCTATAAAACTAAAGGCGGGAGAGTCGGCGGCGACTAAGACGATGATCCGCCAGTTCGAACGTTCGAGCAGCGGGCTCGCGGATTGGACGAACGTTTGCGAAAAGTGTTCGCATTTGCGGGAGCAAATCAAGAGACTCGCCGCGTACGTCGACCTTATGTCCTGCAAGCAGTGCGAGGAGCTGCAAGAGACCGTAGAGAGGCTAACGGCTCAGCACGAGGAAGAGCTGGAAACGCTCAAGAGAAATCAGGAGAAGGATATAATGGACATTAAGGGCGAGCTCGACAGTCAAAGGCAGTCCCTTACGACGCAGTACGAGCAAGAAGCGGCCAGTCTGCGAGAAAGGGCGAGAAAGTTGGAGTACAGATTGAACGCGATGGACTCGGAACATTCTGCTCACGTCAACGAGCTACGTGCCGTTTATCAAAGATCCATAAGCGCCGAACTCGATACCGATGCCGAGACCAGGAAAAGATACAAGGAGGAGATCAAACAGCTCAGGGCACTCTGCGAGAAAGGATTGTTGGCCATGGAGAATTCGCACCGACGTATCATTTCAGAGATGGAGGAAAAGCATCGGCAGGAATTGGAACATTTGAGAGTGGAGAAGGAGCAAGCACTCTCGGAAGAGACCCAAGCGACTTTGGCTGCTTTGGATGCCATGAGAAAGGCGCACGAGCACGAGGTACAAAAGGAGATTGCCAAGTTCAAGCAGGAATTCATCAAGCAAATGCAAGCTCGAGAGGATATCGGTGAACTGCACAAAGAACACGA GGAAGAAATGGAGGAGATAAAGCAAGAAATTCTTTCATTGTCTGCCAAATATTCGTCGAAATGCGTCGAGTCTGCCGCTTTGGAGGAGAAAGTAGGTACTCTTACGAAGCAACTCGCACAAGCGCAACAGCATATAATGCAGCTAGACGCTAGGAACAAGCAGCTGAGGGCGCACTTCTTGGTGGAATGTAGCGACGCTGGTATCAATGATACTATTCAGATTTTAAAAAGCGGAGAGAATGACACAGTCGAACCGAAGGAGGAACTTTACAAGCTACCACAGCACATAAAA CATGGGGACACCCTTCGTGAAACGACCGGTGTACCACAGAAATCTTCGTCACTAAACACCTCGCCAGCGTACTCACCGCAACGTGTAAGAAATAATCACGAGTCGATGCAAGGAACGAGCGAGGAGCAGAAATTAACGAGCGAACGCCCAAAAAGCTCCTTATCCACGCTTCAAAAGTCCCTTTCGGCGGATAAACCGAGCAGCTTCTCGTACAAGCTCGAACGAATTAAATCCATATCGTTGCCTTACTCGAATAATTTAGTTAAGCCGGGGAGTAGTACTGCTATTTCATCGCACGATAGGAAAGATACGATCTTAACtcaaaagaacgaagaacatAATGGTATAGCATCGCCATTATGGGACAGCTTAAGACCAAGGAGCGGATTGCCCCATCAGTATCAAG GTGGCACAGCAGAGATGCGAATCAACGGTACTGGCGGTCGGAAACAGGCGGACAAACAAAGTGAAAAACAGCAACAATCGGAGACATATACCCTCCGTACCGACACTCGTCACCCATCCTACCTCAGCCCGGAACCCCCAGCTCTCTCCGTTGCAG AGCTGATGAGGTCTCCATTATTGAGGTGGTCGAGCAGAAATTGTCGTAGCTTGCCTCCTACACCTCTACCGAGTTATCATCAACCGCTCCACCCCCCACTCCCCGCGGTGGGCATGGTTGCAGAGAGGAAGAAACGTTTCGAAGTTTAA